tacagctgccggcctgcgccagagccacagcaacacaggatctgagccatgtctgcaacctacaccacagctcagggcagcactggatccttctcactgagcgaggccagggatcaaacccgcatcctcatggatcctagttgaattcgttaaccgctgagccacaaagggtattttaaagattaaagtaCCACAGTTTGAGTAGGAGTTGGGTTCCCGTCTGGGACTTCCACCAGAGTTTTTCATTGGAAATGAGGGAATTTCTTCAGAAATACATTTCAAGGTAAACAGAACTCTCAAAAGGAGTCCCGAAATGTCAGCTACTGAATCTTTATAACTATGCCAAGATCATTCACCTGGTATCCTATACACTAACCCTAGGAGTTTGGGACTTACACCCACAGTCCTGTGAGCAGAGTTGGGCTTTCCAGGAGCCTAGCTAATCACCATTAGAGCAAACCTACAGCTACCCACTATGAGATTGATTTGCTGTGTATTTAGAGATTAGGATATATTCTAATTAAAAAGACTCACGAATCTCTTTGCaaggagaaagaaagcatttATTCACATCAAATATACACACAGATTAAACTGGAAGGTGTCATAGCAAATTTCACATCATATCAGATATTATTACTGCACAACTGAAAGAATTCCTAGTACAAGCTTTTTCTACATACTACTTTTTGTAGTATGTAGAAAAATCACTGACCAAATGACAGTGGCTTGCAAGTCTAAAAcagttcattttctatttttcagataAATCACTGTACTCTGCTTAGACGAGGCTATGTTTAGTACCAACAAATGTGCAAATTTAGAGGTTTAACACATGCAACTTTATATACAGAGCAAAATGAGAAGGTGATTGGGAGttgaataacatttttaaaaaaggagagatgGACCGTTGGAATGGAGAGACGTGCTAGAAGAAATGTGTGATCATGAACAAATGAAAGGATAATGGTTAATGAATACCGGGAAGCTGACTAAACAGCACGTATGAATATGTTTGGACAAAACCCTTCATCGTTCAAAACAAGAAGTCATTTTATAATGGCTCCGAAAACTAACAGCCTAAGGCCATGACTTGGAGATATCATGGTGCATATCAGAAGAAACATCTAAAGTGGTCACAGGGGTTATCTGTGGGAAGTGgaagggggaagaaggaggggCTGGGCAGAGTGGAGTGGGAAACCTCTTCGATTTCACTGTAAGCCTtgaattctctttatttttttttatttttatttttttagggctgcacccaccgcatatggaagttccccgggctaggggttgaatcagagctgcagctcccagcctactccacagccacagcaatgctggatctgagctgtgtctgcgaccacagctcgcagcaatgccagatccttaacccactgagtgaagccagggatcgaacctgcatcctcacagagactatgttgtgttcttaacctgctgagccacagcaggacctcctgaaTTCTCTTTAAACCATGTGCATGTATTACTTTGGTAgagataaagatttaaaaaaacaacaacaacccaaagaTAAATCTGGTAATTTGGGTGTGAAAGATACTCACCtataatcatgtttttaaaagttggatGGGGTGTCTAGAGGGTACTCAGTTATTTTGCTGTGAATTCAAGAATTGCTGCTCTGTCCTCTGCCCTCTTTCTCCTTGCATTTGAAATGAGTTTTTTTGGAAATACTAATTTGGATTGAGAGGAGGGGAGTAGCATCTTATGAAACTATTGGTTATTAGAGGCATAAAGTCTGGAAGGAGATTTAGAGGTAGAGGAAGAATAAAGGAATTAAGGAActtaagaaaaggaaggaaagacaggtgATAGCATCCTTAGGCAGGTAGGGTAaacagagaactcctaaaacctaGGCTTACATATGGTTTCAAGAGAAAGTATTCAGATTCCTGAGAAGTCTGTCTTTACACGACAGGTGCTTATTTAGTTGTTATAGTGGAAACTAAGGATTCCTATGCCCATGTATCCAGGAGTATTCCAACTAGCAGGCATCTGGCATTGTACTCTGCTCCAGATTCAGTCTCATAACTCCTTGTTTTCatagcctttttctttcttcaccttttttttttccatttaaaaccatcgccactaccaccaccaccaccaccaccaccaccacaaaaaagCCCTAGAATAAATAATCAGCTTTAACTCAGGTAGGACTAGAAGAAAAGGTTTTAGATTGAATCTGGaaaggaatttagaaaaaaatccaatgatggaaacatttaaaaacagacCGCATCTTCGTTTATCTCACATGGCTTTGTTTCAGACGGAGGCAGACCAATTTTTACAAAGATTCCCAAATTTAGCATTCATCAGAAAGGAGAGAGCTTGTGAAAACAAtgtttgcccctcccccactttagattctgattcagcaagtTGGGCTGGGGTTCaggaatttgaatttctttttttttttttttttgtcttttgttgttattgttattgttgttgttgttgctatttctagggccgctcccgcggcatatggaggttcccaggctaggggttgaatcggagctgtagccaccggcctacgccagagccacagcaatgcgggatccgagccgtgtctgcaacgtacaccacagctcacagcaacgccggatcgtcaacccactgagcaagggcagggaccgaacctgtaacctcatggctcctagtcggattcgttaaccactgcgccacgacgggaactccaggaatttgaATTTCTAACTACTTTCCAGAAGATGCTAATGCCACCAGCCTGGGGCCACACTTCAAAAAATCTCTGgattgagtctgtttctgaaatCCTCTGCTCTCCTGTATCTCTCATCTTTTTTCGAAGCGAGttgcactgggagttcccagcatagctcagcggaaacaaatctgactcgcatccatgaggatgcaggttcaacccctggccttgatcagtgggttaaggatctgatgttgccttgagttgtggtgtaggtcgaaggtgtggcttggatctggtgttgctgtgcctctggtgtaggtcggcagctgcagctccaatttgacccctagtctgggaacctccacatgccacacggctgtggccctaaaaagctaaaaaaagaaaaagagagacagaaacaagTTGCACTGGGTGGAGCCCTAAGAAATTCTGCTTGAGTCGGCTGCTTCCTATTTTCATACAACTGTACTGATACTGTTTTTTGACACAGAGACTTTATTTTGGGAGCAGCTGGTAGAGTGTGTCATGTCCTCACTGAAAGCTGCCTCCAGAATTCCCTGCATGGACTGCTTTGCTTTATTCCTGATATCTTTCCCCAGGAGGGCATAGAGGAAGGGATTGAAGCAACTATTGGCAGAGGCTAGAGCAAGGGACACATGGTCCCAGGACGACAGAGCTTCCCCCAAAGGAGTCTCTgggccaacaaacaaaaacaggactCCAAAAATGTGGTATGGAGCCCAGCAGATGAggaaaacaaccaccaccaccatagcCACTCTCAGGGATTTGCTCCGAGACTTGGTGAAGCGGCTTCCACGAATTCGGAAGATAATGAGGCTGTAACAGGCCACCATGACAATGAAAGGCAGCAGGAAACCCAGCACCAGCCTGGTGATGGTTATCACTACCTCGGGTGTTGGTGCTTGATGGCTGTAGACAAATTGGCTTAAATCATCAAAATCATGGATATCTGGTGATAGATCGGATGTGTAAAAGGAATTGCCAGAGGCGCTAGAGAAAAACTCTAAAGCATGGGCCTTATCCAGTGGTTTAGTTCTGTGATCTTCAACGGGAAACTCACTGGGGATTGCAGGTGAAAGCTCATCAgtaagtttaaataaattataatgtggATGTTGAGCAGACGATCTAGCTGAATCTGCAGCAGGTGAAGCTCCAGAAGTTCTTCGAAATACCTGAGACTGGAGGCCAGTGGTGTGAGGATAATCACTGGTTTGTAGAGAGAAAGAATCTAATCTGTCATCCATGTCTCCAGGCAGCTCAGCAATGGAGTTGTCAAGAGACCTGTTTTCCAGGAGATCAAAAGTGAATTCTGAATAATCTATTGGGCCGTAGAAATTGTAGCCACAAGTAGTGTGGTTGTCCATGGTGAACGTTTCCCGGTATATGAACACAGGTATACACATTACAAAAGCCACCGCCCAGATACATCCACAGATCGTCAAGGCGGTCCGCACATTGCGATGTTTCTGGCACCAGATTGGCTTGAGTACCAAAAGACAGCGGTCCAGGCTGATGGCAGTCAGCAGGAAGACGCTGGCAAACATGTTGAGGATGATAATGGAGGGGATGAGCTTGCAAAGGAACCAGCCATAGGGCCAGTGTCCTTGGAGAGCCAAATGGACCAGGGAGAAGGGCAAGGAGAGACAGCAGAGAAAGTCAGCCATGGTGAGGTGGAGAAACCAGACCGTGTTCACCGTCCGTTGCATCTTCAGACCAGCCACCCACAGCACCAGCCCGTTGCCTGGCAACCCCAGTAAGAAAGTGAAGCTGAGAATGACCATGGAGAGAATGATTTCAGGTTCATTCCAGGGCCGTGAGTGGAGGTTGGTGGAATTGGTCTCCGCAGAGAAAGACTCCATGGCTAAACGTctatgaaaatatgaataaaaatgttaaagctaactatcttttaaaaacatatttttagaattctaACCTTCCCAATATAAAGATGTAGAACTGTAAAACCCTCACACTGTTTTAGTTTATATTCCTTGACTTCACATTGGATCACACAAAAactttctctgggagttcccattatggcgcagtggaaacgaatccgactaatatccatgaggatgcaggttcaacctctggccttgctcagtgggtcagggatctggcgttgccatgagcggtggtgtagttctcagacacggttctggatctggtgttgccatggctgtggctgtggctggcagctgtagctcctattcgacccctaacctgggaacttccatacgccgaggatgcggccctaaaaaaaaaaataaataaagcaaaaacaaaacaaaacaaaaaaacattttctgatacagagttcctgttgtggctcattgcgTTAAGAACGTGACTGCTATCcgtggagatgcaggtttgatccctggccttgctcagtgggttaaggatacagcgttgccacaagctgcagagcctaggtcacagatgtggctcagatctggtgttgccgtgggctgtggtgtaggccaagacctacagctccggttggacccctagcccaggaacttcatatgcttcaggtgtagtcataaaaaaaaaaataaacaaaaattttctgatagacaatttaaaatcttctgtactgatttaaatgtgtatcaaataacttcatttgtaagTCCCTACCAATAtaaatttctcctctttcttgcACTTTCTATCTCATTTTCCACTGGTTCCTTTCCTCATCTAATATTGCTATTGAAAATGACCAAGTTAAAAGGACAGGTGAACAATGACTTCTTGACCAGAGGTTCCCAACCTGAGATCCACAAAAGGGCTTTAGGAAGCTCCATCACCACCTCATATTGATctataaaaatttacatattttcatttctttacatattttcatttctttcagggcAGGAGGTCTATCGATTCCCTCTAccagattttcaaaatattcaccATCACAGAATAAGGTGCTCTAGACTCAGTTGTTTCTTTTactcttctgtctgtctgtctgtctatctttttaaggctatacctgcagcatatggaggttcccaggctaggggtcaaatcggagctgtaaccgctggcctacaccgcagctcacagcaatgccggatccttaacccactgagcgaggccagggattgaacctgcgtcctcatggatactagtcagatttgtttctgctgagacatgacaggaactcctcagctgtgTCTTTTAGATTCaacctcatctttttcttttgctgtcaAACTTCTCAACAGTTGTTTACCCTCTTTGCATTGATTTCCTTACcacttatcttttctttctttctttctctctctctttctctctctctttctctctctctttctctctctctttctttcttttctttctttctttctttctttctttctttctttctttctttctttctttctttctttctttctttctttctttctttctttctttctttctttctttctttctttctttctttctttctttctttctttctttctttcatgactgcacctacagcatgtggaagttcccaggccagggatcaaaccctcacctctgcagcaaactgagctgcaccacagtgggaacgcctattatttatttcttgtttatttactttgtaaTGAATATAACTTGGGGAAAATAGCTTGGTTATCACAGAAGCAGAAATATgtatgaagaaaatgagaaagcataaacaagcaaaaataagaaaataaaaatgtcatctaCTATTAGTGAGTGATTACTCCTTTAGCGCCTTAATTTACATCCTTCTAGATCTTCtttcacatacatatgtgtatactaTATGTATGCGTATTTTTTGTTAagcaaaatttatcaaaattagaTTACACTGTGCATattagtttttcaatttttaggaTTGTGGTGAAATACAGGTAACATAAAATAtaccatcttaactatttttaagtgctCAGCAATGTTAGGTATATTTACATTATCGTGCAGTTTCCAGAACTTTCTCAACTTGTAAATTGAAACTTTATACCTATTAGTCAATAACTCCTTACTTCCCTTTCCTCCAGCTCCCGGAAATCACCTTCCTGTTTTCAGTTTCTATGCATTTGACTATTCTAGATAATCCACATAAAAGGTATCacatagcatttgtctttttgtgattggcttatttcacttgcaAAATGTCCTTaagggtcatccatgttgtagcatgtgtcagaattttcttcctttttcaggtTGAACAATATTCCACCATAAGGTtgtaccacattttgcttatccattcatcattgATAGACCTTTGtattgcttccacattttggctattgtggataattctgctatgaacatgggtgtaaaAGCTCATTTTCTTATATAAACTGCTTTCTTTTATCAACGAGCAGTCTCCACAATATGCAGTAAGATTGTACCTTAAAGGATAATCAGACTTGAGCCACTTTTTCCATCTATCCTCCAAATGCCCTTTAGAGATGATTTGTCAACAATTAGATCCAATCTAGGACCATACTTTGCTTCAAGAAGctttttaatctcttaatttaACTTAGTTTGTCTTTTCCAAGGACACTGGCTCATTTTGAGGTTTATTGTTCTTACCACTCATTTCTTGACCTTTGCAAATGGTCTTTTGCCTCATCACTCTGCTGAAACTACATCCAGACAACAAATCCAAGCATCTTTTCCCCTGTCCAGCCTCCACAATATACATCTCATTTGATACACTGGTCCCTTACTACCCTCTTCTGGCCTTCCATAATTTTCAACATTCTTGTAAACTTACTCTACTTTAtggctttccttaaaaaaatcactattccAAGTTAATGCCATTTTCTATTCCTTGGCTAACACTGTTT
Above is a genomic segment from Phacochoerus africanus isolate WHEZ1 chromosome 7, ROS_Pafr_v1, whole genome shotgun sequence containing:
- the C3AR1 gene encoding C3a anaphylatoxin chemotactic receptor; translated protein: MESFSAETNSTNLHSRPWNEPEIILSMVILSFTFLLGLPGNGLVLWVAGLKMQRTVNTVWFLHLTMADFLCCLSLPFSLVHLALQGHWPYGWFLCKLIPSIIILNMFASVFLLTAISLDRCLLVLKPIWCQKHRNVRTALTICGCIWAVAFVMCIPVFIYRETFTMDNHTTCGYNFYGPIDYSEFTFDLLENRSLDNSIAELPGDMDDRLDSFSLQTSDYPHTTGLQSQVFRRTSGASPAADSARSSAQHPHYNLFKLTDELSPAIPSEFPVEDHRTKPLDKAHALEFFSSASGNSFYTSDLSPDIHDFDDLSQFVYSHQAPTPEVVITITRLVLGFLLPFIVMVACYSLIIFRIRGSRFTKSRSKSLRVAMVVVVVFLICWAPYHIFGVLFLFVGPETPLGEALSSWDHVSLALASANSCFNPFLYALLGKDIRNKAKQSMQGILEAAFSEDMTHSTSCSQNKVSVSKNSISTVV